A genomic segment from Pelobates fuscus isolate aPelFus1 chromosome 7, aPelFus1.pri, whole genome shotgun sequence encodes:
- the LOC134569106 gene encoding serine/threonine-protein kinase N2-like — MAKRKTYTRSVDWWSFGVVIYVMLTGNLPFEGRDVETLYAKIAKCKLKIPESLSSEATSILSKLLTKKHEKRLGSSEKDAEEVKDHPYFQHIDWNALLLQNVTPPFVPTINGAEDVSNFDAIFTSEAPIITPPARRRVPPLMEKKTFEDFCWRADWS; from the exons ATGGCCAAGCGCAAGACATATACAAGATCTGTGGACTGGTGGAGCTTCGGAGTGGTTATTTATGTAATGTTAACTGGAAAC TTACCCTTCGAAGGCCGTGATGTTGAGACGCTTTATGCTAAAATTGCGAAATGTAAACTGAAAATTCCAGAGTCATTGTCTAGTGAAGCCACTTCAATACTGAGTAAG TTACTTACTAAAAAACATGAGAAACGTCTAGGATCCAGTGAGAAAGATGCAGAGGAAGTGAAGGACCATCCTTACTTTCAA CATATAGATTGGAACGCATTATTATTACAAAATGTGACACCTCCATTTGTGCCAACCATCAACGGAGCCGAAGATGTCAGCAACTTTGATGCGATATTCACCTCGGAAGCGCCTATTATAACTCCGCCAGCAAGACGAAGAGTTCCACCGTTAATGGAGAAGAAGACATTTGAGGATTTTTGTTGGAGGGCAGATTGGAGTTAA